The genomic window CCGGGAGGGCGAAGCCGTAGCGACCGACCAGCGAGGCGACGAACGGCCACCGCGTGTCACCGGCGCCGAGCAGCGCGCCCGAGGCGGCGCCGTCGATACCGAACCCGATCGAACTCACGGCGCCGACGGCGACGAACGCGCTCGCGAGCGCGAGTCCGTCCGATCCCACGAACAGGCTCGCGATCGGATCCGCGAACGCGACGACCAGGACGGCGATCGTCGCGTAACAGAGCGCCGAGAGCCGGATGATCCCCATGCCGTAGGCGCCGGCCCCCGCCTCGTCGTTCGCGCCGAGTCGCTGGCCGACCAGCGAACTCGCGGCCAGCGAGAGCCCCCAGTTGACGCTGTTGATCAGCGCGCGCACCCGTCGGCCGACCTCGAGGGCGGTGACGACCACTGGACCGAAGGAGCCGGCGACCCACAGCAGCGGGAAGACGACGATCCCCTGGGCGAGCCGGCGGCCGATCTCCGGCGCGGAGATCTCGACGAGCTGGGCCAGCAGCGTCGGCTCGAGCCACGGTCCCGAGCGCGTGAGCGGAACCGGGCTGGATTCCATCCCGAGGACGCCGTAGGATCGGCCGACCATCCCCCACGCGAGGACGACCGTCACGAACCCCGTCGAGAGCGTGGTGCCGATCGCCGCGCCGGCGACGCCCAGGCCGAACCCGAAGATGAGCAGGCCGCTGATGAGGATATTGAGCGCGGCGCCGCCCGCGCGGGCGACCATCTCCGTGAACGTGTCGCCGACGCCGGTGTAGGTGCGGCTGGCGATCAGGTTGAGCAGTTCGAACAGGACGGCCGGCGCGACGTAGGTGAGGTAGGTCGCGCCGTGTGCGATCGATTCCGGCTCGGCGTCGAACAGCCCGATCAGCGGGTCGGCGAGGAGCAGAAACGCGGCGGCGAGCGGGAGCGCGATCCCGACGGCCAGCAGGACGCTCTGGGTGACCACCAGCGAGGCGCGGCCGGTCTCCGCGCCGCCGTAGTTCTGCGAGACGAGGCTGACGGTGCCGCCCGCGAGCCCGAGTCCGAGCATCGTGACGATCTCCCAGAACGCGAGCGCGTAGGCCAGCCCCGCGGTACCGGCCGTGCCGACGGCGACGCCGACCATCGCGAGGTCGGCCGTCTGCTTGGACATGATCGCGAAGCCGGTGACGATCCGGGGCCACGCGAGGTCGACGGTCGGGCGGAACCGCTCGGCGTCGATGATCCCGCAACGCTCGAGCGTTCGCGCGAGGAACGCGACGACGGTCGTCTGCCACCCTGCCATCCCTCGGTGGTTTCCCGAGCGCGCCCTTCCGTCTGTCGTCTACGGCTCGAGGACGCTGGACCGACGGATCGCTGCCGGATCCCTCAGCGGAGCAGTCGCGAGACCATCGCCCGCAGGTGCGACGGGGAGACGAGCGACGTCGGACGGTCCATGTGGACGCCGATCTCGCCGGCGAGCGCGCCGAGGCCGACGTGCTGGACTGGCTCCGGGAGCGAGTAGGCCCGGCGGAGCCAGTGGCCCAGTTCCTGCTCGCGCTCGAGGTCCTCGCGCCAGGCGCGTTCGTAGGCCGCGAGCGTCGTCGGCCGATCGGGATCGATCTCGCGGACGGCGTGGTCGGCGCTGGTCATGCCGTAGAGGATGCCCCCGCCGGTGAACGGCTTGGTCTGGGCGGCCGCGTCGCCGATCAGGAACGCGCGGCGGGTCGTCACGCGGTCGGGCGGCCCGATCGGGATCGCGCCCGAACAGCGGTGCGAGACGTCGATCTCGTAGCCGTCGATCAGTTCCTCGAAGTGCTTGGTGACCTGCACGCCCGGCGGCGCGGCCAGTCCGTACTCGACGCCCGCCGACCCCCGCGGGATGCGCCACGCGAAGAACGTCGGCGCGGTGAGGTGGACGTCGACGAAGTCCTGGTGGTCCTCCTCCTCGGAGAACGCGAGGACGCCGTGGAGCAACTCCTCGGGTTCGGGCAGTCCGAGTTCCTCCCGAACCCGCGAGCGCGGACCGTCACAGCCCGCGAGCATCTTCGCCTCGAACTCGAGGGCGCCGTCGGGACCGCTGGCGACGACCTCGACGCGGTCGCGGCGCTCCGTCACGTCGGTCACGGTGTGCTCCTCGCGGACGTCCGCGCCGGCCTCGCGGGCGAGGTCCGCGAGGTGGCGGTCCAGTCCGACGCGGTCGATGACGTTCGAGGCGACCTCCCGCTTGTAGAAGGGGTAGGCCTCGCTGCGCGGCCCGCCGACGTGGAACCGGGCGCCGTAGATCTCGTTCTGGAACAGCTCCTCGCGGGCGCCCTCGCCCGTGAACTCCCAGACGTCCGTGCTCACGTGGCCGGAACAGGCCAGCGGCTCGCCGACCCGCCCCTTCTCGAGGGCCAGCACGTCGTACCCTTCCTCGGCGGCTCGGCGAGCGAACCGAGCTCCCGGCGGGCCGACGCCGACGACGACGAAATCGTACATGTCCAGCACGTTCACGCCGGGCAGTAAATAGTTTCTCGAGATTCGCTCGCCGCTGCCGTCGCCCGCGAAACTCGCATCGTCCGTCGTCCGCGACGGTGGCCCGACGCTCGAGCGGGCCGCGTTGACGGCCGCGGTGCACTTACTTTCAAATGCTAGCTTCCAGTCGTGGCTACTATGAGTGAATTGTTGACATCCGACGATGCCGCGCTGATCGACCTGAGCATCGGCCTCGAGGACGGGCCGCCGAGCGAACCGATGCCGCCGTCGATCGACGCCTTCGACCACGAGGTCGGCGCCGAACGGCTCGCCGAGAACCTCCGGGAGCTGGGCCACGACGTCGATGCCGAGGATTTCCCGGCGGGGATGGGACTCGCGTGGGAGGACCTCGAGGTCATCCCGCACGCGGGCACCCACCTCGACGCGCCGTGGCACTACGGCCCCGAGGTCGACGGCGAACCGGCGAAGACGATCGAGGAGATCCCCCTCGAGTGGTGTCGCGGGAACGCCGTCGTCCTCGATTTCCGGTGGATGGATCCGGGCGAGGAGATCGGCGTCGCCGACCTCGAGGAGGCCCTCGCGGCCCTCGAGCACGACCTCTCGCCGGGCGAGATCGTCCTGATCCAGACCGGCGCCGACGAGCTGTGGGGCACGCCCGAGTACCTCACGCAGTTCCCCGGCATGAGCGCCGAGGGAACGAAGTTCCTCGTCGAGCGGGGGGTGAAGGTGATCGGAACCGACGCCTACGGCTTCGACAAGCCGTTCGCCGAGATGGGCCGACGGTACGTCGACTCCGGCGACGAGTCGGAGCTGTGGCCGGCCCACTTCGCCGGTCGCGAGGTCGAGTACTGCCAGATCGAGAAGATGGCCAACCTCGACGCGCTTCCGCGGCGGACGGAGGTGCCGATCGTCGCGTTCCCGATCAAGATCGAGGGCGGGAGCGCTGGCTGGGTCCGTCCGGTCGCTTTCGTCGAGGAGCACGAAACGGCGGGTGAAGCATGAAACTCGCCACGTTCGAGGTCGAGACCCCCATCGGCCCCGTCGAGCGCATCGGGGCCGTCGCCGAAGCGACCGAGGACGAGGACGCGCCCGCGGGAGCCGCGACGCTGGTCGACCTCACCGCCGCCTACGGCGCCGCCCTCGAGGCCGAGGGCGAACCCGCACCGGCCGATCTCGCGCGGGCGCACGTCCCGCCGGAGATGATCGCCTTCCTCGAGCGCGGCGATCGGGCGATCGAAGACGCCCGCGAGGCCCTCGAGTACGCGGCCGAGACAGACGCCGAGCGCGGCCCCGGCGGCGCGAAACTCCGGTACGAGCCCGACGAGTACGACCTGCTCGCGCCCCTTCCTCGCCCCAACTCGCTGCGGGACTTCATGGCCATCGAGGAGCACGTCGAAAACAGCATGGACGGCGAGATCCCCGACGTCTGGTACGACCTGCCGGTCTATTACAAAGGCAACGCCGACAGCGTCATCGCGCCCGGCGAGACGATCCAGTGGCCCGCGTATTCCTCGATCATGGACTACGAACTCGAGATCGCGGCCGTGATCGGAACGCGGGGTCGGGACATCGACGCCGAACATGCGGAGGAGCACGTCGCCGGCTACACCGTCTTCAACGACTTCAGCGCACGCGATATCCAGGGCGAGGAGATGGCGGGTCGACTGGGTCCGGCGAAGGGGAAGGACTTCGCGAACGGCCTCGGTCCCTACGTCGTGCCCGCCGACGACATCGACGTCCTCGAGGCGCCGATGACCGCCCGCGTCGACGGCGAGGTCTGGTCCGAGGGCACCGTCGACGAGATGTATCACTCCTTCGCCGACATCATCGAACACGTCTCGCAGTCAGAGACGCTCCACCCCGGCGACGTCATCGGCAGCGGCACCGTCGGCGAGGGCTGTGGCCTCGAGTTGGGCCGGTTCCTCGAGGACGGATCGACCGTGGAACTCGAGATCGAGGGGATCGGCGCCCTCGAGCACGCGGTCGTCGAGTGACCGACGGCCCCGTGCACCGATTTCCAGGTGGCGCGTCGACCGTCTCACCGCGCGGAGGCGGATCGCTCAGGTCGTCGTCGAACGCGACTGATCGCCGAGTTCCGGCGGTACCTCGGCGCCTTCGATCGCTTCGAGGGACTCGGTGTTCTTCTCGACGTCGACGTGCCAGCGGTCGATCTCGTCCTCGTATCGCCCGAGGAGGGTCGAGACCTCCGCTCTGAGCGCGTCGTCCGTGACGTTCACCTCGAAGCTGAACCGATCGCCGTCGTCCCCGATCGGCCGCTGGACGTTGGCACTGATGAGTTCGTTATCGAAATAACACGGTGCGAGCTGCGTCATGACGTGTCGGTAGACGCTCTTCTCGACGGTTCGAACCGCTTTTCGGCTCACCGAGTCGGCCGCTCGCGCCGCGCGGTCGAGCGCCTCGGTTCCGTTCTCGACCGCCTCGTCGACCTCGCGGTCCTCGAGCGCCGCGTACGACGCCGACAGCTTCTCGCCGGCGGCCTGTAGGTCCTCGTCGGGTTCCGCCCCCTCTCGCTCGCCTTCGCCTTCGTCGACGCTCGCCTGTTCGGCGGTCTTCTCTTTGACGTCTCGCTCGAAGTCCTCGTGGGCCTTCGGGCGCCACTCGTTCCACTCGTCGAACGCGGCGGCGAACCGACCGTCGTCTCCGTCGTCGGTTTCGACATCGAGTTCTCGAAGCGCTTGGGTGATTCGCTCTCCGTGTTCGACTACCGTCCCCCAGTCACCGCCTACTTTGAATCCGGAGATGCTCTCTTCCACGATAGCTGAATATAGGAGATCAGCAGTATAAGCGCTCACACCCGGAGATATTTGGTACTCGGCTCAGTGACCGGTGTCTGGGACCAGTCAGTTTTACGATACTAGGCGGATTACGGATACCGTACCGGCTATCGGACGGCGGGAGAGCGGACGGGGATCGGACCCTACGAGACCTAATCGCCGGTCGCCTCGAGTAGCTCCCAGAAGCGATCGACGTCGCCCTCGAACCGGTCGAGCAGCGCTCGCATGTCCTGCCGGTGTTCCTCGGTGACTTTCACGTGGACCATCCCCTCGTCGGGCTGGCCGTAGACGACGCTGCCGCCCTCGGGAGCGGCGACGATCGCCGGCAGGGCGACCAGATCCTCCTCGCCCTCGACGAGGATCGTCGTCGGCTCGTCGCGGGCCAGTCCCTCGAGGAGGGCCTCGACGACCGCCTGCGAGATCTCCGCGGGCGGGTTGACGACCTCGACGGTCGTTCCCTCGGTGACGGTCTCGCGGATCTCCTCGTCGACGGCCGACCGCTTGGTCCGCTCGTCGACGAGCGCGACGTCCGGCGGGCGACCCGCCTGCAGGAAGTGGTAGGTGACGACGTCGCCGACGGCGATCAGCGGGCCGTCGACGTCCTCGAGAAGCCGGTCGGCGTCGGTCTCGATCGGTCCCATCGGCTCCTTGAGTTCGTGGCGGAGCTCGTCGGGCAGGACCAGTAACTGCTCGTCGATATCGGGAGTCGACGCCGCTCCGTCCGCATCCGCGTTTGCGTTCGCATCCGCGTCCGCGTCCGTCTCCGCGGGAGAATCGTCGCGGGTCACGGCACCGTTAGCGGACTTTCAGCGCGTACGCGCCGGGCTCGGTGACTTGCATCTCGGTGGCGATCTCGCTGTCCTCGGGGTGGGCGATGACGACGTAGCCGGCCCAGTCCTCGGTCAGCGACGAGGAGTTACAGCTCTCGCAGGTGTCGTTGTCGGGTTCGTTGACCCGGTGACACTCGCGACAGACGAGGCGATCCGATGCCATGGTTACTCACCCTCGGCCGTCGTCGCTTCGCGTTTCTCGTGTTCCTCCTCGAGCCAGCCGTGTTTGCCCAGGCCGGGCTGTTTCGCGGTGAGGCCGATCTTCGAGTCCCGCGGGTTGCGCTCGTCGATGCTCTTGGTGACGATCCGGGCGCGGACGGCGTCGTCGACGCCGAGCGCGCGGTCGGACTCGTTCGAGGAGAGCCGCTGGTTCTCGCCGTCGAAGGCGAGGTACTCGTCGCTGATCTGCGAGACGTGCAACAGGCCGTCGACCGGGCCGATGCCGACGAAGGCGCCGAACTCGACGACTTCGACGACGGTGCCGTCGACGACTTCCTGCATCTGCGGATCGAAGGTGACCGCGTCGAACTCGGCCTCGTAGTAGACGCCCGGACGGTTCGGGAGGACGGTCCCCTCGCCGATGTCGTGGACCTCGGTGACCGAGACGACGCTGCCGACCTCCTCGTCCATGCGCCCCTCGAGTTTGTCCTGCAGCAGTCGCTTCACGAGGTCCGGCGAGACGTCGCCGAGCTCCTCCGGCGGTACTTCTACCGTGTCTTTCAGTTTGACCCGTTTGTACATTCTATGGTTGAGTGATCGCTAACTTGTTTCTCCCGCGTAATGCAATTACCGGTACACTCGCCTCGAGCACCCGGTCGCGCAGCGGGCGATCGTTCGTGACGACGTAGTCGACGACGTCCTCGCGGGCGAGTTCGACCAGCGCGTCGTCGGCGTACGACGCCTCCGTGTCGACGACGAGACAGCGCTCGGTCGCCAGATCGTGGCCGACGTTCGCGGCCGTTCCCTCCTCGCCGCCTTTCTCCGAGAGGCGACGGAGTTCTTCGAGGACGGCCTGCGGGGCCGTCGGCTCGAACGAATCGAGTAGCCGCTCGAGTTCGTCGAACAGCCGCACGTCGAGTTCGACGGGCATCATGAGCGCGCTCGTGTCGAGGGCGACCTGCGTCGGCGTAGCCATTCGTTATGGATGTCTCGTCGTCGGTCGTATTATTCGGTGAGCGTTCCGAGTCCGATCAGCCGCCAGCGCGCGCCGATGCGGCGGTTGATCGCGATCTTCGCGCCCGGTTCGGCGGCGACGGGTCGCTTGAGGTTGACCTCGCACTCGCCCTCGCGGGCGCTGGTGACGGCGCCGACGGTCGTCGCCGTGCCGACGGTCATCATCAACGGTTCGCCGGTGCTGATCTCGTCGACCGTCTCGCCGCTCTCGGCGCCGACGACGCGCTCGAGGAGGTCGACGTCCATCGTAAAGGACTGCCAGGTCGGCGGGAGCGAGCCCGACGGACCGGCGAGTCGGCCGGCCAGCGCGTCGCCTTTCGTCAGCGAGGGATCGAGACCGGTTCCGACGCCGAGCAGGCCGCCCGGCGTGACGGTGTCGACGGTCTCTCCGCCGGCCTGCAGCGACCGAACCGTCGTCTCGATCGGCACGTACTCGGTCTGGCCGCCCTCCTCGACCTCGCGGCCGGGGCGGATCTCGATCTCGTCGCCGACCTCGAGTTGGCCCTGCACGAGGCTACCCCCGAGGACGCCGCCGGCGAGGTCCTTCGCGCTCGTCCCCGGCTTGTTGATGTCGAAGCTGCGGGCGACGTGCATCCGCGGATCCGCGTCGGGATCCCGCTCTGGCGTGGGGATCTCCTCCTCGATGGCCTGAATCAGCAGATCGAGGTTGACCTCCTGCCCGGCCGAGACCGGAACGACGGGCGCGCCTTCGGCGACGGTTCCCTCGACGAACTCCTGGATCTCCTCGTAGTTCTGGCGGGCCTGATCGCCGCTGACGAGGTCGACCTTGTTCTGGGCGATGACGATGTTGTCGATCCCGATGATGTCGAGCGCCATCAGGTGCTCCTCGGTCTGGGGCTGCGGAACGGGCTCGTTGGCGCTGACCACCAACACGGCGCCGTCCATCAGCGAGGCGCCCGACAGCATCGTCGCCATCAGGGTCTCGTGACCAGGGGCGTCGACGAACGACACGGTCCGCAGCGGCTCGCTTTCGGAGCCGTCCGGACACTCCTCCTCGACGGTGTAACATTCGGGTTCCTCGAGTCCGTCACAGTAGCGGAACGTCGCGTCCGCGTAGCCCAGCCGGATGGAGATACCGCGTTTCATCTCCTCGCTGTGCTGGTCCGTCCACGACCCACTGAGTGCTTGCACCAGTGTCGTCTTGCCGTGGTCGACGTGACCGACGAGCCCGATGTTCACCTCCGGTTGTCCATTTCCTTCCATAAGACGATGAGTAATCTTGGCTGTAGCTTCCCCCGTGCGCTTGATAAAGGTTGCGAGCTATCCGCGTCCGAGAGGTCGATACCGGCGCGCCGGCATCGGCCGTTCGTCCACGGATACCCGACCGTCAGGAGACGCGTCGTGACCGACGGGCGCTGCGAGCGACAGACAGCGCTCGCGGGTCCCGGTCGTCGAATCTCGTTTCCTGCCACTCGCGCGGCGTCACCGCCGGTCGCGGTCCGTCGCCGTCAGCGAACGTCCTCGAGATCGACGACCGCCGACAGGTCCGCCGATAGCCAGTGGGTGATCCGTTCCTCATCGGAACACTCCCGCGGCGTGATCGTACACCGGTCGGGACGGTTCCGGTAGCGAACGACGAGACATTCGAGCGGTCGTCGGTCGTCCGCCTCGTCTCCGGCACTGGCGAGTCGCTGTCCGATCGTGCGGTCGTCGTATCCGTTTGCGGATTCGCTCATGAATTGGGTGCCTCGGATGGTCCGTACGCAATTGACCGTCGGAAACGCACAAAGCCGCTTCTAGTTGAGGTATTGAGTCCTCGGTAGCCGCTCGAGGTAGTCCGTACCGACCGGCTCGGGCGGATCGAACGTCGGCACCTCGGCTCGAATCGCTTCGGCGCGGTCGCTCTCTCGTTCGCAGCACCGTGCGCTCGATGCCGGAGACAGCCGAGACGGCCGAGACTGCCGTCTCGAGGTCGATTCAGCTGGACGAAAACGACAGGGTGGAGGTAGGGGTGGGGATGCGCGCAACGGGTGCTCCGTGCGGCTCGCCAGTCGCGCTCTCAGCGGGCCGGCTGGACCGGTCGGCGCTCGAGTAACGCTTCGGCGATGGCCTGCTTCCGGTGGCTGGTCAGCACGTGGGTGTAGACGTCGGTTTCGGACTCCCCCACGAACGTACAGAGTGGGCAGGTTTCGATCTGGTCGGGCATCGCGCAAACCAACGTCGAATTGGCATAAGGCGATTTCTAGGAGCGGTATAGGACGGTTCCGGGGCGACTATAGCACTACTGTGTCGGGCCGACGAACCGACGGCTAGTCGGTCGGTCAATTCACCGGTAAACCGGCCGAAGAGAGCGTTCGTGAACTGCTCGCGGACGAAACCTCTCGTTGCGGCGCGGGTTCGGACAGTCGCTCGGCAGCGCCGCTGATACCCCTCGCGAGTCAGCACCTGAACTCGCCGGTGCTATAGTCCTCGACACGATTCGCCGTCGTCGGTGTTTCGGGTGTCCTTTCGAATCGTTCAGTCGTTTCTTTGGTACTTGTTGCGAAGCAGGATCGCGGTGCCGTTCATCATCAGCAAGACGATGAGCAGGACGAGGACGCCGGCCGCCAAGACGCCGTGATAGAAGTCAGGCTTGGCCAACTTCGCCCACGAGTAGAGTTGCCGCGGCATCGCGCTGAACAGTCCGTAGAACGAAGTCGGCGAGATCCGAACGACTGCCGCGACGCCGACCATCAGCAGCGGCGCCGTCTCACCGATCGCGCGACCGAACGCGAGGATCGTCCCGGTCAGAATACCGGGCATCGC from Haloterrigena sp. KLK7 includes these protein-coding regions:
- a CDS encoding MATE family efflux transporter is translated as MAGWQTTVVAFLARTLERCGIIDAERFRPTVDLAWPRIVTGFAIMSKQTADLAMVGVAVGTAGTAGLAYALAFWEIVTMLGLGLAGGTVSLVSQNYGGAETGRASLVVTQSVLLAVGIALPLAAAFLLLADPLIGLFDAEPESIAHGATYLTYVAPAVLFELLNLIASRTYTGVGDTFTEMVARAGGAALNILISGLLIFGFGLGVAGAAIGTTLSTGFVTVVLAWGMVGRSYGVLGMESSPVPLTRSGPWLEPTLLAQLVEISAPEIGRRLAQGIVVFPLLWVAGSFGPVVVTALEVGRRVRALINSVNWGLSLAASSLVGQRLGANDEAGAGAYGMGIIRLSALCYATIAVLVVAFADPIASLFVGSDGLALASAFVAVGAVSSIGFGIDGAASGALLGAGDTRWPFVASLVGRYGFALPAAALGLVTALDVAGLYLALLLETAVPGGINYWLFRSGRWKVVSRRYRPSSETAEQ
- a CDS encoding geranylgeranyl reductase family protein, whose translation is MYDFVVVGVGPPGARFARRAAEEGYDVLALEKGRVGEPLACSGHVSTDVWEFTGEGAREELFQNEIYGARFHVGGPRSEAYPFYKREVASNVIDRVGLDRHLADLAREAGADVREEHTVTDVTERRDRVEVVASGPDGALEFEAKMLAGCDGPRSRVREELGLPEPEELLHGVLAFSEEEDHQDFVDVHLTAPTFFAWRIPRGSAGVEYGLAAPPGVQVTKHFEELIDGYEIDVSHRCSGAIPIGPPDRVTTRRAFLIGDAAAQTKPFTGGGILYGMTSADHAVREIDPDRPTTLAAYERAWREDLEREQELGHWLRRAYSLPEPVQHVGLGALAGEIGVHMDRPTSLVSPSHLRAMVSRLLR
- a CDS encoding cyclase family protein, which produces MSELLTSDDAALIDLSIGLEDGPPSEPMPPSIDAFDHEVGAERLAENLRELGHDVDAEDFPAGMGLAWEDLEVIPHAGTHLDAPWHYGPEVDGEPAKTIEEIPLEWCRGNAVVLDFRWMDPGEEIGVADLEEALAALEHDLSPGEIVLIQTGADELWGTPEYLTQFPGMSAEGTKFLVERGVKVIGTDAYGFDKPFAEMGRRYVDSGDESELWPAHFAGREVEYCQIEKMANLDALPRRTEVPIVAFPIKIEGGSAGWVRPVAFVEEHETAGEA
- a CDS encoding fumarylacetoacetate hydrolase family protein, whose product is MKLATFEVETPIGPVERIGAVAEATEDEDAPAGAATLVDLTAAYGAALEAEGEPAPADLARAHVPPEMIAFLERGDRAIEDAREALEYAAETDAERGPGGAKLRYEPDEYDLLAPLPRPNSLRDFMAIEEHVENSMDGEIPDVWYDLPVYYKGNADSVIAPGETIQWPAYSSIMDYELEIAAVIGTRGRDIDAEHAEEHVAGYTVFNDFSARDIQGEEMAGRLGPAKGKDFANGLGPYVVPADDIDVLEAPMTARVDGEVWSEGTVDEMYHSFADIIEHVSQSETLHPGDVIGSGTVGEGCGLELGRFLEDGSTVELEIEGIGALEHAVVE
- a CDS encoding DUF5828 family protein is translated as MEESISGFKVGGDWGTVVEHGERITQALRELDVETDDGDDGRFAAAFDEWNEWRPKAHEDFERDVKEKTAEQASVDEGEGEREGAEPDEDLQAAGEKLSASYAALEDREVDEAVENGTEALDRAARAADSVSRKAVRTVEKSVYRHVMTQLAPCYFDNELISANVQRPIGDDGDRFSFEVNVTDDALRAEVSTLLGRYEDEIDRWHVDVEKNTESLEAIEGAEVPPELGDQSRSTTT
- a CDS encoding GTP-dependent dephospho-CoA kinase family protein, yielding MTRDDSPAETDADADANANADADGAASTPDIDEQLLVLPDELRHELKEPMGPIETDADRLLEDVDGPLIAVGDVVTYHFLQAGRPPDVALVDERTKRSAVDEEIRETVTEGTTVEVVNPPAEISQAVVEALLEGLARDEPTTILVEGEEDLVALPAIVAAPEGGSVVYGQPDEGMVHVKVTEEHRQDMRALLDRFEGDVDRFWELLEATGD
- the spt4 gene encoding transcription elongation factor subunit Spt4, whose protein sequence is MASDRLVCRECHRVNEPDNDTCESCNSSSLTEDWAGYVVIAHPEDSEIATEMQVTEPGAYALKVR
- a CDS encoding DNA-directed RNA polymerase, with amino-acid sequence MYKRVKLKDTVEVPPEELGDVSPDLVKRLLQDKLEGRMDEEVGSVVSVTEVHDIGEGTVLPNRPGVYYEAEFDAVTFDPQMQEVVDGTVVEVVEFGAFVGIGPVDGLLHVSQISDEYLAFDGENQRLSSNESDRALGVDDAVRARIVTKSIDERNPRDSKIGLTAKQPGLGKHGWLEEEHEKREATTAEGE
- a CDS encoding PIN domain-containing protein, translated to MATPTQVALDTSALMMPVELDVRLFDELERLLDSFEPTAPQAVLEELRRLSEKGGEEGTAANVGHDLATERCLVVDTEASYADDALVELAREDVVDYVVTNDRPLRDRVLEASVPVIALRGRNKLAITQP
- a CDS encoding translation initiation factor IF-2 subunit gamma — protein: MEGNGQPEVNIGLVGHVDHGKTTLVQALSGSWTDQHSEEMKRGISIRLGYADATFRYCDGLEEPECYTVEEECPDGSESEPLRTVSFVDAPGHETLMATMLSGASLMDGAVLVVSANEPVPQPQTEEHLMALDIIGIDNIVIAQNKVDLVSGDQARQNYEEIQEFVEGTVAEGAPVVPVSAGQEVNLDLLIQAIEEEIPTPERDPDADPRMHVARSFDINKPGTSAKDLAGGVLGGSLVQGQLEVGDEIEIRPGREVEEGGQTEYVPIETTVRSLQAGGETVDTVTPGGLLGVGTGLDPSLTKGDALAGRLAGPSGSLPPTWQSFTMDVDLLERVVGAESGETVDEISTGEPLMMTVGTATTVGAVTSAREGECEVNLKRPVAAEPGAKIAINRRIGARWRLIGLGTLTE